One Roseiconus lacunae genomic region harbors:
- a CDS encoding leucine-rich repeat domain-containing protein, giving the protein MHRLANVPFGIFLLMLAATTCLVSPPAMADEPAKDSEKKEEPKPVESIFKDKALEDAVRKQVFAKKYNNEPIVAADVEKISRVEGVGKQIKSLDGLEHCHALMLIDLRDNQIENLKPIAQLKRLQSVSLSGNRIKDLSPIKELTAMQLLDVSRNQIADLQPLAEMSNLRTLYVAENDIKSLDPIAPLSKIWSLDASGNNLSSVEPVAGLKWITMLDLRNNSISDISPIAKLPAINILRLDNNEIKDLAPLVQACQKDAEGDNRFAPYLRLFLDGNPIDDKAKADAIEKLKTAGVKVK; this is encoded by the coding sequence ATGCACCGACTTGCCAACGTCCCATTCGGAATTTTTTTGTTGATGCTCGCCGCCACCACCTGTCTGGTTTCGCCACCGGCAATGGCGGATGAACCGGCTAAAGACAGCGAGAAGAAAGAGGAGCCTAAACCTGTCGAGTCGATCTTCAAAGACAAGGCCCTCGAAGACGCCGTTCGCAAACAGGTGTTCGCCAAAAAGTACAACAACGAACCGATTGTCGCCGCTGACGTGGAAAAGATCTCTCGCGTCGAAGGTGTCGGAAAGCAAATCAAGAGCTTGGACGGCCTCGAACATTGCCATGCGTTGATGCTGATCGACTTGCGTGACAATCAAATCGAAAATCTGAAACCGATCGCCCAGCTGAAACGTCTTCAATCGGTTTCACTTTCGGGAAACCGGATCAAAGACCTATCGCCGATCAAAGAACTAACGGCGATGCAATTGCTAGATGTTTCGCGAAACCAGATCGCCGATCTTCAGCCGCTCGCCGAAATGAGCAACCTGCGCACACTGTATGTTGCCGAGAACGATATCAAGTCCCTTGATCCGATCGCACCGCTGTCAAAGATCTGGTCACTCGATGCCTCTGGCAATAACCTTTCGTCGGTCGAACCGGTCGCCGGATTGAAATGGATCACCATGCTCGACCTCCGCAATAATTCCATCTCGGACATCTCGCCGATTGCCAAACTCCCGGCGATAAACATCCTGCGTTTGGACAACAACGAAATTAAAGACCTCGCGCCACTAGTCCAAGCATGCCAAAAGGATGCCGAAGGCGACAACCGTTTTGCTCCGTACCTCCGTCTGTTTCTGGACGGAAACCCGATCGACGACAAAGCGAAGGCAGACGCGATCGAGAAACTGAAGACGGCCGGCGTGAAGGTAAAGTGA
- a CDS encoding DUF3472 domain-containing protein — protein sequence MMIRSMYVQLPRPVMIAFVATAMWCTTGGAAQSWSVPLAGNAFRSAPEPGGRSIGRDGNLSLRDESETFSVFFHVDQAATIKLAVQGRAVGETGTINLRLDQATHTVELSAADRESGQTPSIEVKAGYVQVDLSLGSGSNGVKVEHLLVNSADQEVQLDYVKTNDGNMFYWGRRGPSVHLAYRIPREVDLTYAYSEITVPSGQDTIGTYFMANGFGEGYFGMQVNSETERRVLFSIWSPFRTDNPNEIPEEDRVLTLAKGKNVVAKDFGNEGSGGQSFFRYPWKAGRTYRFLTEVKPNGKGQTQYTSWFGDKEKGEWLLVASFQRPKTDKHLTGFHSFLENFSPATGHLQRSAHYANQWVCDVTSQWHEIRQAKFTGDNTARGRHRLDYAGGSHEQHFFLKNCGFFSETVELDQTFQRQSSSSHKPAIDWDELPR from the coding sequence ATGATGATACGCAGCATGTATGTTCAATTGCCCCGTCCAGTGATGATTGCCTTTGTCGCCACCGCCATGTGGTGTACTACCGGTGGGGCTGCCCAAAGTTGGAGCGTCCCTCTTGCGGGCAATGCGTTTCGATCCGCACCCGAACCGGGCGGACGGTCAATCGGGCGTGATGGGAACTTATCGCTTCGTGATGAATCCGAAACGTTCTCTGTCTTTTTTCATGTCGACCAAGCCGCCACCATCAAGCTCGCGGTCCAAGGCCGTGCGGTAGGCGAAACTGGGACGATCAATCTCCGTCTCGACCAGGCGACGCACACGGTCGAGCTTTCTGCGGCCGATAGGGAATCGGGGCAAACTCCATCGATCGAAGTGAAAGCCGGTTATGTTCAAGTTGACCTGAGTCTCGGGAGTGGCTCAAACGGCGTCAAAGTCGAACACCTACTCGTCAACTCGGCCGATCAGGAGGTGCAACTTGATTACGTCAAAACCAACGACGGCAACATGTTTTACTGGGGACGACGAGGGCCGTCGGTTCACCTAGCGTATCGAATTCCTCGTGAAGTAGACCTCACGTATGCCTACAGTGAAATCACTGTGCCATCGGGACAAGATACGATCGGGACTTACTTTATGGCGAACGGATTCGGCGAAGGCTATTTCGGCATGCAAGTCAATAGCGAGACCGAACGACGCGTCCTGTTTTCGATCTGGAGTCCCTTCCGAACAGATAATCCCAACGAGATTCCCGAGGAAGACCGCGTGTTGACACTCGCGAAAGGCAAAAATGTGGTTGCCAAAGACTTTGGGAACGAAGGTTCCGGCGGCCAGAGTTTTTTTCGGTATCCGTGGAAAGCGGGACGAACCTATCGGTTCCTCACTGAGGTTAAACCGAACGGCAAGGGACAGACGCAATACACCTCTTGGTTTGGTGATAAGGAGAAAGGCGAGTGGTTGTTGGTTGCCAGCTTTCAACGTCCCAAGACCGATAAGCATCTCACCGGGTTCCACTCGTTTTTGGAAAACTTCTCACCGGCAACCGGACATCTACAGCGTTCCGCCCATTACGCGAATCAATGGGTATGCGACGTGACCAGCCAATGGCATGAAATCAGGCAAGCCAAGTTCACCGGCGATAACACCGCCCGGGGCCGCCATCGTCTTGACTATGCCGGCGGCAGTCACGAGCAGCACTTCTTCCTGAAGAACTGTGGTTTTTTTTCCGAGACCGTCGAGCTTGACCAAACCTTCCAGCGGCAGTCATCAAGCTCTCACAAACCGGCGATCGACTGGGACGAGCTGCCTCGATGA
- a CDS encoding redoxin domain-containing protein: MSRPRVTTACFAAISFCWLIGSPLPGVLSTTTIVSAADNQQDHTAAATITPTLSRIDLDDFRGRRWKLDDFDSDQFLVVAFLGTECPLAKLYAARLQTMQDQLATKGVRVIGVMSNRHDSLLDITAFANRQEIKFPLLKDAGARLADELDARRTPEIYVFDRDRKLRYRGRVDDQYGIGYVRDQPRRKDLQAALEELIAGQTVSIERTDAVGCIIGRKKTVSDSSEVTYGGQIAKLLHRHCVECHREGEIAPFALTDYEEVAGWADMIAEVVRDQRMPPWHADPKHGSFENERRLTDDEKQLLYDWAEAGAPAGDLTDLPTLPEKVTGWQLPREPDLVFHVSPEPFTVQAEGAVKYQYFRIAPNLEKDVWIHAAELKPGNRSVVHHILAFAVPRGSRELNGARGFLVGYVPGMRVAPWPDGHAKRIPAGSELVFQVHYTPIGVEVQDHSQLGICLLDESEVTREIVTTSAVETNLRIPPHEPDYRADAAGPRFPDDAKLLAMSPHMHVRGKSFRYALESNQEVLLSVPEYDFNWQTTYVLDPPLELKANDRIICNAVFDNSKKNLNNPAPEATVRWGDQTEDEMMIGYYHLSVPRGDTPAGKTGAERRRQMVERAIRLATFDRIDQDGDGSITKAETPRRLHKIFAELDTNRDDILTRREVEAK; this comes from the coding sequence ATGTCGCGCCCACGAGTCACGACTGCATGTTTCGCCGCGATATCGTTTTGCTGGTTGATCGGCAGCCCGCTGCCGGGAGTTTTATCGACGACCACGATCGTCAGTGCCGCCGACAATCAGCAGGACCACACCGCCGCCGCGACGATCACACCGACACTGTCTCGCATCGATCTGGACGATTTTCGCGGCCGACGCTGGAAACTGGACGATTTCGATTCCGACCAGTTCTTGGTCGTCGCCTTCCTAGGGACCGAATGCCCGCTGGCGAAGCTCTATGCCGCTCGACTGCAGACGATGCAGGATCAACTTGCCACCAAAGGCGTTCGTGTGATCGGTGTCATGAGCAACCGACACGATTCACTGCTGGATATCACGGCATTCGCAAACCGCCAAGAGATTAAGTTCCCGCTGCTCAAAGATGCCGGTGCAAGACTTGCCGACGAACTGGATGCCCGGCGCACTCCCGAAATCTATGTCTTCGACCGAGACCGCAAATTGCGTTATCGAGGACGCGTCGACGACCAGTACGGAATTGGATACGTCCGTGATCAGCCGCGACGCAAAGATTTGCAGGCCGCACTCGAAGAATTGATTGCCGGTCAAACGGTTTCGATTGAGAGAACCGATGCGGTCGGTTGCATTATCGGCCGCAAGAAAACGGTGTCCGACTCCAGTGAAGTGACCTACGGCGGCCAAATCGCCAAGCTACTGCATCGCCACTGCGTCGAGTGCCACCGCGAAGGCGAGATCGCCCCCTTCGCCCTTACCGACTATGAAGAGGTCGCCGGTTGGGCCGACATGATTGCCGAAGTCGTCCGCGATCAACGTATGCCTCCGTGGCACGCCGACCCAAAACACGGCAGCTTTGAAAACGAACGCCGACTCACCGATGACGAGAAACAATTGCTTTACGACTGGGCCGAAGCCGGTGCACCGGCCGGTGACTTAACTGACTTGCCGACTCTGCCGGAAAAGGTCACCGGATGGCAACTGCCGCGTGAACCGGACCTTGTCTTCCATGTCAGCCCGGAACCATTCACCGTTCAAGCCGAGGGTGCGGTGAAGTACCAGTACTTTCGCATCGCCCCCAACCTGGAAAAGGATGTTTGGATCCATGCCGCCGAACTAAAACCAGGAAACCGAAGCGTCGTCCACCACATCTTGGCGTTTGCCGTCCCAAGAGGGTCAAGAGAACTTAATGGGGCGCGCGGCTTCTTGGTCGGCTACGTTCCCGGCATGCGTGTCGCCCCTTGGCCCGATGGACATGCCAAGCGAATCCCCGCCGGCAGCGAGTTAGTCTTTCAGGTTCACTACACTCCGATCGGCGTCGAAGTGCAAGACCATAGCCAACTCGGGATCTGTTTGCTTGACGAAAGCGAAGTGACTCGCGAGATCGTGACTACTAGCGCGGTCGAAACCAATCTTCGAATTCCACCTCACGAGCCAGACTATCGAGCAGACGCGGCAGGGCCACGCTTTCCCGACGATGCGAAGTTACTGGCGATGAGTCCGCACATGCACGTCCGTGGAAAGTCGTTCCGCTACGCACTCGAAAGCAACCAAGAAGTGTTGCTTTCCGTTCCCGAATATGACTTCAACTGGCAAACCACCTACGTGCTCGACCCGCCACTGGAACTCAAAGCGAACGATCGCATCATCTGTAACGCGGTGTTTGACAACAGCAAGAAAAACCTGAACAACCCCGCCCCCGAAGCGACCGTCCGCTGGGGTGACCAAACCGAAGACGAAATGATGATCGGTTATTATCACCTTTCCGTGCCCCGCGGCGACACCCCCGCAGGAAAAACCGGTGCAGAACGTCGTCGACAAATGGTCGAAAGGGCCATTCGCTTGGCAACGTTCGATCGCATTGACCAAGACGGCGACGGGTCGATCACCAAAGCGGAAACACCACGGCGTCTGCATAAGATCTTTGCCGAGCTAGACACCAATCGCGATGACATTTTGACCCGCCGCGAGGTGGAAGCGAAATAA
- a CDS encoding DUF1592 domain-containing protein, producing the protein MIERAAVDLRVSQLRQPFLSPLALMLTTAFVLAGWGGYPARAEAPQDDSGTSPSASAPSKEAPGEDSEDTNKPDPEQLAAWEENGVPLLEAYCIDCHNEDYKEAGLDLTPFLSLKDVSPPEFQRVLEMVRFGAMPPEDYDTPEIEERKQLVHALEDAAFSSTCDLRPKAGKVTVRRLNRSEYNNAIRDLFGIDLKPADKFPSDEVGAGFDNNGDVLSLSPMLIEKYFEAAESVADAVIGDPKELPSIDKDVAPDQIPVYGSFEVGSFNGRFVDKESFAWIDLDVPFDGEYRIGIRGGVTTSKADPVTVAIVDGEGLLLKTVELKYFGGGGSADSERETVELKRGKRRLGFIPILEEQELKVGETRFDQMTTMDEAVVNEVIEGLADPIPPNRRIDFAEHPFMFRSFEVNGPSRHPKDAFPPKHFDLVRHVAPQNRGRYKDVRQTAMKNLREFMPLVFRGPVTDEEIKPYAQLVEQATGERESFYVGMRRALTALLVSPRFLFRAELPNADAEPNEFGDYALTQHQLATRLSFFLWSSTPDETLLELADKGKLAGEEVDKQVKRMLEDGRATALAKDFAAQWLGLRNLDGHEADEKRFPMFDDQLKLAMSRETEMLFMHVIRNNLPVSEFLTADYSFINEPLAKLYGIESPKGNEFQRVSLEGTPRRGLLSHASVLTLTSMPTRTSPVLRGKWILENILGIKAPDPPAGVPELEESETAAATASLREQLELHRASSGCASCHRVMDQLGFGLDDFDAIGRFRTEDSGHPIDASGAMPDGRSFNGGAELSKMLGDTEIEALARTMTERMLTFAIGRELTPDDRCTIDDVVEKTRPNGFRLADIASAIIDSRQFRFQTPTR; encoded by the coding sequence ATGATCGAAAGGGCCGCGGTTGACTTGCGAGTTTCGCAGCTCCGCCAGCCTTTCCTCTCGCCGCTTGCGCTGATGTTGACCACGGCTTTCGTTCTTGCCGGATGGGGCGGATACCCTGCGCGTGCTGAGGCCCCGCAAGACGATTCAGGGACGTCTCCGTCAGCAAGTGCACCGTCAAAGGAAGCTCCAGGCGAAGACAGCGAAGACACCAACAAACCTGATCCGGAACAACTGGCGGCTTGGGAAGAAAACGGTGTACCACTTTTGGAAGCGTACTGCATTGATTGCCACAACGAGGACTACAAGGAAGCCGGACTAGATCTGACCCCGTTCCTCTCGCTCAAGGACGTCAGCCCGCCGGAATTTCAACGGGTGCTTGAGATGGTACGTTTCGGGGCGATGCCGCCGGAAGATTACGACACACCGGAAATCGAAGAACGCAAGCAGTTGGTGCATGCGCTCGAAGACGCCGCTTTTTCATCGACATGTGACTTGCGCCCCAAAGCCGGGAAGGTCACCGTACGTCGGCTGAACCGAAGCGAGTACAACAACGCGATTCGTGACCTTTTTGGAATCGACTTGAAGCCGGCCGACAAGTTTCCCTCCGATGAAGTCGGCGCCGGGTTTGACAACAACGGTGACGTGCTTTCGTTGAGCCCAATGTTGATCGAAAAGTATTTCGAGGCCGCCGAGTCGGTTGCCGACGCGGTCATCGGCGATCCCAAAGAATTGCCTTCGATCGATAAGGATGTCGCGCCAGACCAGATCCCTGTCTACGGAAGTTTTGAAGTCGGTAGTTTCAACGGACGCTTCGTCGACAAAGAGAGTTTTGCCTGGATCGATCTCGACGTTCCGTTTGACGGTGAGTATCGGATTGGTATTCGCGGTGGAGTGACGACTTCCAAAGCCGATCCGGTGACGGTCGCGATTGTCGATGGTGAAGGACTGCTGCTGAAAACGGTCGAGTTGAAGTATTTCGGTGGCGGCGGAAGCGCCGACTCAGAACGCGAAACGGTTGAACTGAAACGAGGTAAACGTCGTTTAGGCTTCATCCCCATCCTTGAGGAACAAGAGTTGAAGGTTGGCGAAACTCGTTTCGACCAAATGACGACGATGGATGAAGCGGTTGTCAATGAAGTGATTGAGGGTTTGGCCGATCCGATTCCACCCAACCGCCGAATCGATTTTGCCGAGCATCCGTTTATGTTTCGCTCGTTCGAGGTCAATGGTCCCTCCCGGCATCCTAAAGACGCGTTTCCCCCGAAGCACTTTGATCTCGTCCGCCATGTCGCACCACAAAATCGTGGGCGGTACAAAGACGTTCGCCAGACGGCGATGAAGAACCTTCGTGAGTTCATGCCGTTAGTGTTTCGCGGTCCGGTGACCGATGAAGAAATCAAGCCCTACGCACAGTTGGTCGAGCAAGCCACCGGCGAACGTGAATCGTTTTACGTCGGGATGCGGCGTGCGTTAACGGCGCTGCTGGTTAGCCCGCGCTTTCTGTTCCGAGCCGAGCTGCCTAACGCGGATGCAGAGCCGAATGAGTTCGGTGACTACGCCCTCACTCAACACCAGTTGGCGACGCGTTTGTCGTTCTTCCTGTGGAGTAGCACGCCTGACGAAACGCTGTTGGAATTGGCCGACAAAGGCAAACTGGCCGGTGAAGAAGTCGACAAGCAAGTCAAGCGGATGCTTGAAGACGGGCGGGCGACCGCGCTGGCGAAAGACTTCGCCGCCCAGTGGCTTGGCCTGAGAAACTTGGACGGACATGAAGCGGATGAAAAACGCTTTCCGATGTTCGATGATCAGCTCAAGTTGGCGATGAGTCGTGAGACCGAAATGCTGTTCATGCACGTCATTCGAAACAACCTGCCCGTCAGCGAATTTCTGACCGCCGATTATTCTTTCATCAACGAACCGTTGGCGAAGCTCTATGGGATCGAGTCCCCGAAGGGAAACGAGTTTCAAAGGGTGTCGTTAGAAGGCACGCCGCGACGTGGACTGCTCTCGCACGCAAGCGTTCTAACTCTGACCAGCATGCCGACACGAACCAGTCCGGTGCTCCGTGGGAAATGGATTCTCGAGAATATCTTAGGCATCAAGGCACCGGATCCGCCGGCCGGGGTTCCTGAACTTGAAGAGTCAGAAACCGCCGCGGCGACCGCGTCGTTGAGAGAGCAACTGGAATTGCATCGCGCGAGTTCTGGATGTGCGTCCTGCCACCGAGTGATGGACCAACTGGGATTCGGATTAGACGATTTTGACGCGATCGGCCGTTTCCGAACCGAAGATTCCGGTCACCCGATCGATGCCAGCGGCGCGATGCCCGATGGGCGATCTTTTAACGGTGGCGCCGAGTTAAGCAAAATGCTTGGTGACACCGAAATTGAGGCTTTGGCCCGGACAATGACCGAACGGATGCTGACTTTCGCGATCGGTCGTGAACTGACGCCTGACGATCGTTGTACAATCGACGACGTGGTCGAGAAAACTCGCCCGAATGGCTTCCGGCTCGCTGACATTGCGTCGGCGATCATCGATAGCCGACAATTCCGCTTCCAAACGCCCACCCGATAG
- a CDS encoding ABC transporter permease, whose protein sequence is MHDSDPQRTEGPESTASDGVGDGGPADLSVAPASLPEAHSLCLEKLNVVAGDRCLLRDVDAVFPAAKITVIVGGSGAGKSVLLRLLAGLIPQHGDSIGWSGEIKLGGNSSVDKPADDSVTPVKPSVGIVFQQFALFDELTARENVQFAIDHRHRIGSGKGQSGRKPSWTAKQWLEHLGVPQRTSVTHLSGGQKQRLAIARTLAASPEVVLYDEPTSGLDAASGRLVAQLIRETQEEHHRTSVVVTHDYETLIPIADKVYLLDPQAERLVEIEKQRWAEIPQLMVPAQDSDGSAGAAVQPSWVERAVAPMLEATGGAIVAALRLPLDLVPIVPRHRWAARFTLHYARLVAGFSAWVYLMIAGLIIGFTATYFTFRFLPFRVYTQPLLIDELLASIGFALYRVLVPILATILVAARCGAAVAADVGVKQYGGQVDAMKTLGVSPRSYLLLPIVVAFVIGTPILEWLAFQCARSVSMVSFAMSFPDIGPHFWQLHFDRNLITDGTWFSIGWKWVLLKNVVCGLGTATIAYYQGLAPKRSAGDVSRSITSTVLWTTLFVLVVHLVVALSEF, encoded by the coding sequence GTGCACGACTCCGATCCCCAACGCACCGAAGGCCCCGAATCCACCGCGTCTGATGGTGTTGGGGATGGTGGTCCCGCTGACTTGAGTGTAGCCCCCGCGTCGCTCCCAGAAGCTCATTCGCTGTGCCTGGAAAAGCTGAATGTCGTTGCCGGTGATCGTTGTTTGCTGCGGGACGTCGATGCGGTCTTTCCTGCCGCAAAAATCACGGTCATCGTCGGCGGAAGTGGCGCCGGTAAAAGCGTGCTGTTGCGATTGCTGGCCGGGTTAATCCCGCAACATGGTGATTCGATCGGATGGTCCGGTGAAATCAAATTGGGCGGAAATTCATCGGTGGATAAACCGGCCGACGATTCGGTCACACCAGTGAAACCTTCGGTCGGTATCGTCTTTCAACAGTTCGCTTTGTTTGATGAGTTGACCGCCCGTGAGAACGTACAGTTTGCGATCGATCACCGTCATCGTATTGGTTCTGGGAAGGGACAATCGGGGCGCAAGCCATCGTGGACGGCCAAACAATGGCTTGAACACCTCGGAGTCCCCCAACGAACTTCGGTGACGCACCTTAGTGGTGGCCAAAAACAGAGGTTGGCCATTGCCCGTACCTTGGCGGCTTCCCCCGAAGTCGTCTTATACGACGAGCCGACAAGCGGGCTTGATGCAGCTAGCGGACGATTGGTCGCGCAGTTGATTCGCGAGACTCAAGAGGAACATCATCGGACCAGCGTTGTCGTCACGCACGACTACGAAACTTTGATCCCGATCGCCGATAAGGTTTATCTTCTCGATCCCCAAGCGGAACGTTTGGTGGAGATCGAAAAACAGCGTTGGGCGGAAATCCCGCAGTTGATGGTGCCCGCGCAGGATTCTGACGGTTCGGCCGGTGCAGCGGTTCAGCCTTCTTGGGTTGAGCGGGCAGTGGCGCCGATGTTGGAAGCCACCGGCGGGGCGATCGTCGCCGCACTGCGGTTGCCGTTAGACCTCGTTCCGATTGTTCCCCGCCATCGCTGGGCGGCACGCTTCACCTTGCACTACGCACGATTGGTTGCCGGTTTTTCGGCTTGGGTCTATTTGATGATCGCGGGACTGATCATCGGCTTCACGGCCACGTACTTCACGTTTCGCTTCTTGCCGTTTCGAGTCTACACGCAGCCGCTGTTGATTGATGAGTTATTGGCGTCGATCGGCTTCGCACTTTATCGAGTTCTAGTTCCAATTTTAGCGACCATTCTTGTCGCCGCCCGCTGCGGTGCTGCAGTCGCCGCCGATGTTGGGGTCAAGCAATACGGCGGCCAAGTCGACGCGATGAAGACGCTCGGCGTTTCGCCACGGAGTTACCTTCTGTTACCAATCGTCGTCGCGTTCGTGATCGGTACACCGATACTGGAATGGTTGGCCTTTCAATGTGCGAGGTCGGTCAGCATGGTTTCCTTTGCGATGTCGTTTCCTGATATCGGGCCGCACTTTTGGCAGCTTCATTTCGATCGTAATTTGATCACCGATGGCACTTGGTTTTCGATCGGCTGGAAGTGGGTGCTGCTGAAAAACGTCGTTTGTGGACTGGGGACGGCGACGATCGCGTACTACCAAGGTTTGGCCCCTAAACGTTCAGCCGGTGACGTTAGCCGATCGATCACATCGACGGTGTTGTGGACAACCCTGTTCGTGCTGGTCGTGCACCTCGTGGTGGCATTATCGGAATTCTAG
- a CDS encoding fructosamine kinase family protein: MRSSTLSKLIREPVEVIESRPLGGGCVSDVQLVTLKRQVATGELRTIDGGVLRIGEGGEAIRIVVKQHSESMLSNFQSESEGLLALSATETIRVPRPIALGAFDQHALLALEWIDASPVRPSAADFERFGEQLADMHLASQSDRLGWERDNFLGAAPQVNQPTDDWVSFFAERRLRYQIRWAVRQGLADRALVDACDSIVARLDELLRGREKALSLLHGDLWSGNYLFGTDGRPALIDPAVYRGCREAEWGMIRWLGQCPPAFQQGYERRWPLPDGWQRRAQVYMLYHQLNHLNLFGRSYHGSCLETATAILRH, encoded by the coding sequence ATGCGATCAAGCACCCTCTCCAAATTGATCCGGGAACCGGTCGAAGTGATCGAAAGCAGGCCGTTGGGAGGCGGCTGCGTCAGCGATGTGCAATTGGTCACACTCAAGCGACAGGTCGCGACGGGGGAGTTGCGAACGATCGACGGAGGAGTATTGCGAATTGGCGAAGGCGGCGAGGCGATCCGAATCGTCGTCAAGCAACATTCGGAATCGATGTTGTCCAATTTCCAGTCCGAATCCGAAGGGTTGCTCGCACTCTCCGCCACCGAAACGATTCGGGTCCCACGGCCCATCGCATTGGGGGCGTTTGACCAGCACGCACTGTTGGCCCTCGAGTGGATCGATGCGTCACCCGTACGTCCGTCGGCTGCCGATTTCGAGCGTTTCGGAGAGCAACTCGCCGACATGCACCTGGCATCTCAAAGTGATCGTCTAGGGTGGGAACGTGACAACTTTCTCGGGGCCGCACCGCAGGTCAATCAGCCGACCGATGATTGGGTCAGTTTCTTTGCAGAGCGACGGTTGCGTTATCAGATTCGCTGGGCGGTCCGGCAAGGTTTAGCGGATCGTGCGTTGGTCGATGCGTGTGATTCGATCGTCGCACGACTGGACGAGCTGCTGCGCGGCCGCGAGAAGGCTCTGTCGCTGTTGCATGGCGATCTTTGGAGCGGAAATTACTTGTTCGGTACCGACGGTCGACCGGCACTGATCGATCCCGCCGTCTATCGAGGTTGCCGCGAAGCCGAGTGGGGCATGATCCGCTGGTTAGGTCAGTGCCCGCCTGCTTTTCAGCAAGGCTATGAGCGGCGGTGGCCGCTACCGGACGGTTGGCAGCGACGTGCCCAAGTTTACATGCTGTATCACCAGCTTAACCACCTGAATCTGTTCGGCCGTTCCTATCACGGTAGCTGCTTAGAAACAGCGACCGCGATCTTGCGGCATTGA